From Companilactobacillus heilongjiangensis, one genomic window encodes:
- the trmD gene encoding tRNA (guanosine(37)-N1)-methyltransferase TrmD yields MDITILSIFPKMFQALDESLIGKAQEKDLVNIDVVDFRDFTTNKQNHVDDGTYGGGAGMLLQAQPIYDAMDYVEKKKPGKKRVILLDPAGKTFNTKMAKDFAKEDQLVFICGHYEGFDERVKDLVTDEVSIGDYILTGGELPTMSMIDATLRFVPGVLGNSESAEVESFSNNLLEYPQYSRPADFRGKKVPDVLISGDHEKIRVWRLKQALKKTLERRPDLLEKAELTDEEQKYLREIRRNN; encoded by the coding sequence ATGGATATTACAATTTTAAGTATTTTTCCAAAAATGTTTCAGGCTTTAGACGAATCATTGATTGGTAAAGCTCAGGAAAAAGACCTCGTTAATATTGATGTCGTTGATTTTCGTGATTTCACGACTAACAAACAAAATCATGTTGACGATGGCACATACGGTGGTGGAGCTGGGATGTTATTGCAGGCTCAACCGATTTATGATGCAATGGATTATGTTGAAAAGAAGAAACCTGGTAAAAAGCGAGTTATCTTGTTGGATCCAGCTGGAAAAACTTTCAACACGAAAATGGCCAAAGACTTTGCTAAAGAAGATCAATTAGTCTTTATCTGTGGACATTACGAAGGCTTCGATGAACGAGTAAAGGATTTAGTTACTGATGAAGTTTCAATCGGTGATTATATTTTGACTGGTGGGGAATTGCCAACTATGAGTATGATTGACGCCACATTGCGTTTCGTACCTGGAGTTTTGGGCAATTCTGAGTCAGCTGAGGTAGAATCTTTCTCTAATAACTTATTAGAGTACCCTCAATACTCACGTCCAGCCGATTTCCGCGGTAAAAAGGTACCTGACGTGTTAATCAGTGGGGATCACGAAAAAATCCGTGTTTGGCGTCTTAAACAAGCTTTGAAGAAAACTCTTGAGCGTCGTCCTGATTTATTGGAAAAGGCTGAGTTGACCGATGAGGAACAAAAGTACTTGCGTGAAATTCGTCGAAATAACTAG
- the rpsP gene encoding 30S ribosomal protein S16 has translation MSVKIRMKRMGSKLRPFYRLVVADSRSPRDGRFIEQVGYYNPISQPEEIHLEDDKIVEWLNKGAQPSDTVRHLLKQHGIMQKYHESKFTK, from the coding sequence ATGTCAGTTAAGATTAGAATGAAACGTATGGGTAGTAAATTACGCCCATTTTATAGATTAGTTGTTGCAGATTCACGTTCACCACGTGATGGTCGTTTTATCGAACAAGTTGGTTATTACAACCCAATCTCACAACCAGAAGAAATTCACCTAGAAGACGACAAGATCGTTGAATGGTTAAACAAAGGTGCACAACCTTCAGATACTGTTCGTCACTTGTTGAAACAACACGGAATTATGCAAAAGTATCACGAAAGCAAATTCACAAAATAG
- the rimM gene encoding ribosome maturation factor RimM (Essential for efficient processing of 16S rRNA) translates to MTEKLYRVGTIVNTHGIKGEVRVISITDFPEDRFKAGAKVYLKNKDQVTEFTVESSRPHKSFILLKFKGYDNINDVEKYVKSELFADGEEVSNLNEGEFLYKQIIGLTVIDKDLGEVGKVTEIIELGSNDVWVVKGPKYKEILLPYIDDVVKSVDIDNGVVNVEIPDGLMD, encoded by the coding sequence ATGACCGAAAAATTATATCGAGTTGGTACAATCGTCAATACTCACGGTATTAAAGGCGAAGTAAGAGTGATTTCAATTACTGATTTCCCAGAGGACCGCTTTAAGGCCGGTGCCAAAGTTTACTTGAAGAACAAAGATCAAGTGACTGAATTTACTGTTGAGTCATCACGCCCACATAAGAGTTTCATTCTGTTGAAATTTAAGGGTTACGATAATATCAATGATGTTGAAAAATATGTTAAATCAGAATTATTTGCTGATGGCGAAGAAGTTTCTAACCTCAATGAAGGTGAATTTCTTTACAAGCAGATTATTGGTTTGACTGTGATTGATAAAGACTTAGGTGAAGTCGGCAAGGTTACTGAAATTATTGAGTTGGGTTCAAATGATGTTTGGGTCGTTAAAGGACCTAAGTATAAAGAAATCTTGTTGCCTTACATTGACGATGTTGTTAAAAGTGTAGATATTGATAATGGCGTTGTTAATGTTGAAATACCGGATGGGTTGATGGATTAA
- the rnc gene encoding ribonuclease III produces the protein MLDPKFLQVLDEQYGIKFNDKSLVERAMTHSSFDNEHKGLGIGDYERLEFLGDAVLEINISRYLFEKYPQLPEGKLTRLRSDIVRTDSFARFAKEINIDKYLLIGKGEEKQGARQRHTLLEDIFEAFNGALYLDQGNEVVDDFLKKVVYPHIDSGEFSEDTDFKTHLQERLQQSGEVEIDYKVIDEEGPDHDKKFKVELIANGKILSKGLGYSKKHAEQMAAKRALEEL, from the coding sequence ATGTTAGATCCAAAGTTCTTACAAGTTTTAGATGAGCAATATGGAATTAAGTTTAACGATAAAAGTTTGGTTGAAAGAGCCATGACTCATTCATCCTTTGATAATGAACACAAAGGCTTGGGTATCGGTGATTACGAACGCCTTGAATTTTTGGGGGATGCGGTTCTTGAAATCAATATCTCTCGTTACCTTTTTGAAAAATATCCACAATTGCCAGAAGGCAAATTAACACGTTTGAGATCAGATATTGTTCGAACGGATAGTTTTGCACGTTTTGCCAAAGAAATTAATATCGACAAGTATTTGTTGATTGGTAAAGGTGAAGAAAAACAAGGTGCCCGTCAAAGACATACATTGCTGGAAGATATTTTTGAAGCTTTCAACGGTGCTTTATATCTTGATCAAGGTAATGAAGTGGTTGATGATTTCTTGAAGAAAGTCGTCTATCCACATATCGATTCAGGTGAGTTTTCAGAAGATACTGATTTCAAGACTCATTTGCAAGAAAGATTACAACAATCCGGTGAAGTTGAAATTGACTACAAGGTCATCGATGAAGAAGGTCCTGACCACGACAAGAAGTTCAAAGTTGAATTGATTGCCAATGGCAAGATTTTGTCTAAAGGATTGGGTTACAGCAAGAAGCATGCCGAACAAATGGCTGCCAAGAGAGCATTAGAAGAATTATAG
- a CDS encoding ABC transporter permease, which translates to MMKNSSLKSLTKVKFKLLIKNFSAISGSLIAILFSILFRYTLSDSMFNGQRGQFILMMTVLFNSVMSSIMMISLPMAEEKEKKSLKLLVSSAISPSEYLIATLTPSFIVIMGTNLVLPLLSDVRIEVYFYLQYIVITFIMTVISMIIGLLIGILCKKVSDTSYFVTPIILPLILIPQFGTLNDTFKSISDFIYTGVLLKMLMNVVINQSIDFSIKSVFIVIVELIVLVNLFSYLYNKKGLKINEY; encoded by the coding sequence ATGATGAAGAATAGTAGTCTTAAAAGCTTAACAAAAGTAAAGTTTAAACTATTGATTAAAAACTTTTCGGCAATTAGTGGTTCATTGATTGCAATTCTTTTTAGCATTTTATTTCGTTACACGTTGTCTGATTCAATGTTTAATGGTCAGCGAGGACAGTTCATTTTAATGATGACCGTATTATTTAATTCTGTTATGTCGTCAATAATGATGATAAGTCTTCCTATGGCAGAGGAGAAAGAAAAAAAGAGTTTAAAGCTTTTGGTTTCGTCTGCTATTAGCCCGTCTGAATATTTGATTGCGACATTGACACCATCTTTTATTGTGATAATGGGAACCAATTTAGTTTTGCCATTATTGAGTGATGTAAGAATAGAAGTATATTTCTATTTACAATATATTGTTATAACTTTCATAATGACTGTAATAAGTATGATTATTGGCTTATTAATAGGTATTCTATGCAAAAAGGTATCAGATACGTCATATTTCGTAACGCCAATAATCCTGCCTTTAATCCTAATCCCACAGTTTGGGACACTTAACGATACATTTAAAAGTATTTCTGATTTTATTTACACTGGTGTTTTATTAAAAATGTTAATGAATGTAGTAATTAATCAGTCAATTGATTTTTCCATTAAATCAGTTTTCATTGTTATTGTAGAGTTAATTGTGTTAGTTAACTTATTCTCATACCTATACAATAAAAAGGGATTAAAAATAAATGAATACTAG
- the ylxM gene encoding YlxM family DNA-binding protein, whose amino-acid sequence MNIDETTRVNLLYNFYHSLLTKKQSRYLDLYYVEDFSLSEIAEQLEVSRQAVLDNLHRSVSLLESFEKELGLIEKTQEIDDISEKLDQLVQTKYADDKELLDLVQRISKINEM is encoded by the coding sequence ATGAACATTGATGAAACAACACGAGTGAACTTGCTGTATAATTTTTATCATTCACTACTGACTAAAAAGCAAAGTCGTTATTTGGACTTGTATTATGTTGAGGATTTTTCACTCAGTGAAATTGCGGAGCAACTAGAAGTTTCGCGACAAGCAGTCCTAGATAACTTGCATCGTTCGGTCAGTTTGTTAGAATCGTTTGAGAAAGAACTTGGTTTGATTGAGAAAACTCAAGAGATTGATGATATTTCTGAAAAGCTCGACCAACTAGTTCAGACGAAGTATGCAGATGATAAAGAATTATTAGATTTAGTCCAAAGAATTTCAAAAATAAATGAAATGTAG
- the smc gene encoding chromosome segregation protein SMC yields the protein MPLKSLTINGFKSFADKTKIDFTSGITGIVGPNGSGKSNITEAIRWVMGEQSAKSLRGDKMVDVIFAGSATRPQMNRAEVILQFDNHNRELKSSQDDLVICRRLFRNGDTEFLINNKQCRLRDITELFMDSGMGKQSFSIISQGRVEAIFNSKPVERRTIIEESAGVSLFKQKKQQAESKLSETTDNLHRVSDIVSELSKQVEPLKEQASIARDYKEQKSKYDSIYQKILTIEVKNLSAQKRQIDKDLREVKMSLQNISKQVKIANKQVEDNNKSVQDLTNQIDDNQAKLTESTKTLEIFNGKVAVADERNGFNSSNKQSLNNQLANLQANKVANQAKLADSNQKLAECVNKIKDFEKQLADIQQLKKKTPADLQKNITDLRNNYVNLLQDQVSNNNEQKFSQRQLERVQASINEQQAQLTDVTESLNSSKNDNDSISQQVKKLVDDNKSLLERDQQLTQSINEVTENGKRENSNYLKILESLQETKARKRILENMEQEHAGFFEGAKNVLNNEQQLTGIVGAVAELISVPKEYQLAIETVVSNQLQSIVTEDEAAAKKAIAFLRQSRGGRATFLPLNIIQARNIYANDLNKAQMVAGFVGVASDLVKYDDKVSNIVKNILGNLLIAKDINVATKISAAVNRKYRVVTLDGNVVNAGGSMTGGQQRRVNSSILTRKDELQSLNKDLSKQELLMDEKQKTVQDLRDQLTALNAEKKTVDEKLAKFNAEKNHFESEISTYQNEEKHFSERLDVVKYNLAKYQSEQKDLQKNLESQKESAKKIAQEIEDTQAEMNQKQKMLTDFDAELQSINQKEQSIQTQLAVVKSNHENDATQNADLMAIAEQTEKQIADVQQQLTILDSERNQLDLNSTEVKNRIEELKQEITQLQKVVTDLKAKREKQQVLATDLNSKAQRNFDLQKNASDQQETLAIQNTKLSNQIDSRLDTLSQEYQLTYEASLLALNKGDYDPDELQKEARLLKMGIEELGTVNLSAIEEYDKVKDRYEFLTQQQNDLLQARAQLLDTMSEMDKEVTTRFKKTFDEVAAAFEDIFPEMFAGGRAKLVLTEPDNLLETGIEIIAQPPGKKFQRLSLLSGGEKALTAITLLFAIIKVKPVPFCILDEVEASLDDANVYRFANYLNQYDANTEFIVITHRKGTMMNVNRLYGVTMEESGVSRMLSVHVKE from the coding sequence ATGCCGTTAAAATCATTAACGATCAATGGGTTTAAATCTTTTGCTGATAAAACAAAGATTGATTTTACCAGTGGAATTACTGGTATTGTTGGACCCAACGGGAGTGGAAAATCAAATATTACTGAAGCCATTCGTTGGGTAATGGGTGAACAGTCAGCAAAAAGTTTACGTGGAGACAAAATGGTCGATGTGATTTTTGCTGGGAGTGCCACACGTCCACAAATGAATCGGGCGGAAGTTATTTTACAATTCGATAATCATAATCGAGAGCTCAAGTCGTCCCAAGATGACTTGGTAATTTGTCGTCGCTTATTTAGAAATGGCGATACGGAATTTTTGATCAATAATAAACAATGTCGTTTGCGTGATATTACAGAATTGTTCATGGACTCAGGGATGGGAAAACAGTCATTTTCTATCATTTCTCAGGGTCGTGTTGAAGCAATTTTCAATAGTAAACCAGTTGAACGTCGGACTATTATTGAAGAATCTGCCGGAGTCTCACTCTTTAAGCAAAAGAAACAACAAGCGGAAAGTAAATTGTCGGAAACAACTGATAATCTCCATCGTGTATCAGATATTGTTTCAGAGTTGTCAAAGCAAGTTGAACCTTTGAAAGAACAGGCTAGTATTGCCCGTGATTACAAAGAACAAAAGAGTAAATATGACAGTATTTATCAAAAGATTCTAACAATTGAAGTTAAGAATTTGTCAGCTCAAAAGCGTCAAATCGACAAAGATTTGCGTGAAGTTAAAATGAGCCTTCAAAATATTTCTAAGCAAGTTAAAATTGCCAATAAACAAGTTGAGGATAACAACAAGTCTGTCCAAGATTTGACTAATCAGATTGATGATAACCAAGCTAAATTGACTGAGTCGACCAAGACTTTGGAAATTTTTAATGGAAAAGTCGCCGTTGCGGATGAACGTAATGGATTCAACTCGTCAAATAAGCAGTCATTGAATAATCAATTGGCTAATTTACAAGCTAATAAAGTGGCAAATCAGGCTAAATTGGCTGATTCTAATCAGAAATTGGCTGAATGTGTCAATAAAATCAAAGATTTTGAGAAACAATTGGCTGACATTCAACAATTGAAGAAGAAAACTCCAGCTGATTTACAAAAAAATATTACTGACTTAAGAAATAATTATGTCAACTTGTTGCAAGATCAAGTTTCCAACAACAATGAACAGAAATTTTCACAACGTCAATTGGAGCGTGTTCAAGCATCGATTAATGAACAACAAGCTCAATTGACCGATGTAACTGAGAGTCTTAATAGTTCAAAGAATGACAATGATTCAATCAGCCAACAAGTTAAAAAGTTAGTTGACGATAATAAGTCATTGCTTGAGCGTGATCAACAGTTGACTCAAAGTATCAACGAAGTAACCGAAAATGGTAAGCGTGAGAATAGTAATTATTTGAAGATTCTTGAAAGTCTGCAAGAAACCAAAGCACGAAAACGTATTCTAGAAAATATGGAACAAGAACATGCTGGATTTTTTGAAGGTGCTAAAAATGTTCTGAATAATGAGCAACAATTGACTGGAATCGTTGGTGCCGTGGCTGAATTGATTTCTGTACCAAAGGAATATCAATTGGCGATTGAAACAGTTGTCAGCAATCAGTTACAGTCAATCGTTACAGAAGATGAAGCTGCTGCTAAAAAGGCGATTGCTTTCTTGAGACAAAGTCGTGGTGGTCGAGCAACATTTTTACCTTTGAATATTATTCAAGCACGGAATATTTATGCTAATGATTTGAACAAAGCTCAAATGGTCGCAGGTTTTGTTGGGGTCGCTAGTGATTTAGTTAAATATGATGACAAAGTTTCGAACATCGTTAAAAATATTTTGGGTAACTTGTTGATTGCTAAAGATATCAACGTTGCTACAAAGATTTCTGCCGCCGTTAATCGTAAATATCGTGTCGTTACATTAGATGGAAATGTCGTCAATGCCGGTGGTTCTATGACTGGTGGACAACAACGTCGCGTTAACTCAAGTATTTTGACACGTAAGGATGAATTGCAGTCTTTGAACAAGGATTTGTCTAAGCAAGAATTATTGATGGATGAAAAACAAAAGACTGTCCAAGACTTACGTGATCAATTGACAGCACTCAATGCTGAAAAGAAAACGGTTGATGAAAAGTTGGCCAAATTCAATGCTGAGAAAAATCATTTTGAGAGTGAAATTTCAACTTATCAAAATGAAGAAAAGCATTTCAGTGAACGCTTGGATGTTGTTAAGTACAATTTGGCTAAATATCAGTCCGAACAAAAAGATTTGCAGAAAAACTTAGAGTCTCAAAAAGAATCCGCTAAGAAAATTGCTCAAGAGATTGAGGATACTCAAGCTGAAATGAATCAGAAACAAAAGATGTTAACTGATTTTGACGCCGAACTACAATCTATCAATCAAAAAGAACAATCGATTCAGACACAATTGGCGGTTGTTAAGAGTAATCATGAAAATGATGCTACACAAAATGCTGATTTGATGGCTATTGCGGAACAGACTGAGAAACAAATTGCTGATGTTCAACAACAATTGACGATTCTTGATTCTGAACGTAATCAATTGGATCTTAATAGCACTGAGGTTAAGAATCGAATTGAAGAACTCAAACAAGAAATCACCCAACTTCAAAAAGTCGTCACTGATTTGAAAGCTAAACGTGAAAAGCAACAAGTGTTGGCTACTGACTTGAATAGTAAAGCTCAACGTAATTTCGACTTACAAAAGAATGCGTCTGATCAACAAGAGACTTTGGCCATTCAAAATACTAAGTTATCGAATCAAATCGACAGCCGATTGGATACTTTGTCACAAGAGTATCAATTGACTTATGAAGCTTCACTCTTGGCTTTGAACAAAGGTGATTACGATCCCGATGAATTACAAAAAGAAGCTCGTCTATTGAAGATGGGGATTGAAGAATTGGGAACAGTCAATTTATCGGCGATTGAGGAGTATGACAAGGTTAAGGACCGTTATGAGTTCTTGACGCAGCAACAAAACGATTTATTGCAAGCTCGTGCTCAATTACTCGATACAATGTCTGAGATGGATAAGGAAGTCACAACTCGTTTTAAGAAGACTTTTGACGAAGTTGCGGCTGCCTTTGAAGATATTTTCCCAGAAATGTTTGCTGGTGGTCGAGCTAAATTAGTCTTGACTGAACCGGACAACCTTTTGGAAACTGGGATTGAAATTATTGCCCAACCACCAGGGAAGAAATTCCAACGTTTGAGTTTATTATCTGGTGGCGAGAAAGCTTTGACGGCAATTACACTGTTATTTGCTATTATTAAAGTTAAGCCGGTACCATTCTGTATCCTTGATGAAGTTGAAGCTTCACTTGATGATGCGAATGTTTACCGTTTCGCTAATTACTTAAATCAATATGACGCTAACACTGAATTTATCGTCATTACTCACCGTAAAGGAACGATGATGAACGTCAATCGTTTGTATGGGGTAACGATGGAAGAGTCCGGTGTATCACGGATGTTGTCTGTGCACGTCAAAGAATAG
- the ftsY gene encoding signal recognition particle-docking protein FtsY, with protein sequence MGLFDRIKKAFTGKDDSEDKNLEKKSQEESEKKSDQTTEATEITSDEKSETSSEAKSEEPAQSVEETPEPEEEPKTEVKEEKTAPESKPEEPVETETEEAPEAEVKEEPSEPAAEATPNSESAEPVEEPQEAPAEPESTPEDNVSEEVPEESTDNSETQESTKAESETEESTEAETSESEEEPKDDVKEYDEGLKKSRNSFSSRLNRFLANFRSVDEDFFDDLEELLIESDVGYETAMRISDELREEVKLENAKKKSDVSNVIVKKLVDMYGEEGKEEDNSLKFSTDKTPTVFLFVGVNGAGKTTTVGKLAHRYQQQGKKVLLAAADTFRAGAIEQLQEWGKRDGVPVQASKAHTDPASVVYDAVKRAVEEDFDILLVDTAGRLQNKEGLMRELEKIKRVITRELPDAPQEVLLVLDGSTGQNALSQAKQFNETTEVSGIVLTKIDGSSQGGVVLAIRNELHIPVKLVGLGEQMDDLRDFDPEKFIYGLFKELIVGTSNK encoded by the coding sequence ATGGGATTATTTGATCGAATTAAAAAAGCCTTTACTGGTAAAGATGATTCTGAAGATAAAAATTTAGAAAAGAAATCTCAAGAAGAGTCTGAAAAAAAATCTGACCAAACTACTGAAGCCACTGAAATTACATCTGATGAAAAGTCAGAAACAAGTTCAGAAGCTAAAAGTGAAGAACCAGCTCAATCTGTAGAAGAAACTCCAGAACCAGAAGAAGAACCAAAAACTGAAGTTAAAGAAGAAAAAACAGCTCCAGAATCAAAACCTGAGGAACCAGTTGAAACTGAAACAGAAGAGGCACCTGAGGCAGAGGTTAAAGAAGAACCTTCAGAACCTGCTGCAGAGGCCACTCCAAATTCAGAATCAGCTGAGCCCGTTGAAGAACCCCAAGAAGCACCTGCTGAACCTGAAAGTACACCAGAAGATAATGTATCTGAAGAAGTACCTGAAGAATCAACTGATAATTCAGAGACTCAAGAGTCAACTAAAGCTGAATCTGAAACTGAAGAATCTACTGAAGCAGAAACTTCAGAATCAGAAGAAGAACCTAAAGATGATGTTAAGGAATATGACGAAGGACTTAAAAAGAGTCGTAATTCCTTTAGTTCTCGTTTAAATCGTTTCTTAGCTAACTTTAGAAGTGTTGACGAAGATTTCTTTGATGATCTGGAAGAGTTGTTGATTGAATCTGATGTTGGCTACGAAACAGCTATGCGAATTTCTGACGAATTACGTGAAGAAGTTAAGTTAGAGAATGCTAAGAAAAAATCTGACGTTTCCAATGTAATCGTTAAGAAATTAGTTGATATGTACGGTGAAGAGGGTAAAGAAGAAGATAATTCTTTGAAATTCAGTACTGATAAGACACCAACTGTTTTCTTATTTGTCGGTGTTAATGGCGCTGGTAAAACTACTACAGTCGGTAAGCTTGCTCACCGCTATCAACAACAAGGCAAGAAAGTTTTACTAGCTGCTGCAGATACATTTAGAGCTGGTGCGATTGAACAATTACAAGAATGGGGTAAACGTGATGGCGTACCTGTGCAAGCAAGTAAGGCCCACACTGATCCAGCTTCAGTTGTTTATGATGCTGTTAAACGTGCTGTTGAGGAGGACTTCGATATCTTGCTAGTTGATACTGCTGGTCGTCTTCAAAATAAAGAAGGCTTGATGCGTGAACTAGAAAAAATCAAGCGTGTTATCACTCGTGAATTACCAGATGCACCACAAGAAGTTCTCTTAGTACTCGATGGTTCCACGGGACAAAATGCTTTGAGCCAAGCTAAACAATTTAACGAAACAACTGAAGTTTCCGGAATTGTTTTGACAAAGATCGATGGTAGTTCCCAAGGTGGTGTCGTCTTGGCTATCAGAAATGAATTGCACATTCCGGTTAAACTAGTTGGTTTAGGTGAACAAATGGATGATCTGCGCGACTTTGATCCAGAGAAATTCATCTATGGTTTGTTCAAGGAATTGATTGTTGGGACGTCTAACAAATAG
- the ffh gene encoding signal recognition particle protein: MAFEGLSERLNKVFSSLRGKGKLSDEDIRKVMREVRMALLEADVNFDVVKKFVKSVRERALGAEVMESLTPSQQVVKIVDEELTKIMGQEAVPLNKSKHIPTIIMMVGLQGAGKTTTAGKLANRLKHEDKARPLFIAGDVYRPAAIEQLKTIGQQLDVPVYDEGTEHDPVDIVRNGLKVAEENKNDYVIIDTAGRLEIDEQLMEELQRIKDLAHPDEILFVADSMTGQVAAKVAHGFDEQLDITGVVLTKLDGDTRGGAALSIRDVTGKPIKFIGQGEKLDQLDVFHPDRMANRILGMGDMLTLIEKAQTDYNEEQAKQVAEKIRENSFDFNDFIDQMDQIQKMGPLDEIMKMIPGMANNPALANINIGEKDIAHLKAIVYSMTPSEREDPDSLNPSRRRRIAAGSGQSVQNVNRMIKQFKQSRDMMNKMSKGNMAGMDQLMGNGVKGKLGKMAMHSMVRKNKKNKKKRLKKIKRFKS; the protein is encoded by the coding sequence ATGGCTTTTGAAGGATTAAGCGAACGCTTAAATAAAGTTTTCTCCTCACTAAGAGGTAAAGGTAAACTTTCTGACGAAGATATCCGTAAAGTAATGCGTGAAGTACGTATGGCTTTGTTGGAAGCGGATGTTAACTTTGACGTTGTTAAAAAATTCGTCAAGTCTGTCAGAGAACGTGCCTTAGGCGCCGAAGTAATGGAAAGTTTGACGCCATCACAACAAGTTGTCAAAATTGTTGATGAAGAATTAACTAAGATCATGGGACAAGAAGCTGTTCCATTGAACAAATCCAAGCATATTCCAACAATCATCATGATGGTTGGTTTGCAAGGTGCTGGTAAAACTACAACAGCTGGTAAATTAGCTAACCGTTTGAAGCATGAAGATAAAGCTCGTCCATTATTTATTGCTGGAGATGTTTATCGTCCCGCTGCCATTGAACAATTGAAGACTATCGGTCAACAACTCGATGTGCCAGTGTATGACGAGGGAACTGAACATGATCCAGTTGACATTGTTCGCAATGGTTTAAAAGTTGCCGAAGAGAACAAGAATGATTACGTTATTATTGATACTGCCGGTCGTTTGGAAATTGATGAGCAATTGATGGAAGAACTTCAACGTATCAAAGATTTAGCACATCCAGACGAAATTTTGTTTGTTGCTGATTCAATGACTGGTCAAGTTGCTGCTAAGGTTGCCCACGGATTTGACGAACAACTCGATATTACCGGTGTTGTTTTGACTAAGTTGGATGGTGATACCCGTGGTGGTGCCGCTCTTTCAATTCGTGACGTGACTGGTAAGCCAATCAAGTTTATTGGACAAGGTGAAAAACTCGACCAATTAGACGTCTTCCATCCTGATCGTATGGCCAACCGTATCTTAGGTATGGGTGACATGCTGACCTTGATTGAAAAGGCCCAAACAGATTACAACGAAGAACAAGCTAAACAAGTTGCTGAAAAGATTCGTGAGAATAGTTTTGATTTCAACGATTTTATCGATCAAATGGACCAGATTCAAAAGATGGGTCCTTTGGATGAAATCATGAAGATGATTCCAGGGATGGCCAACAACCCTGCTTTAGCTAATATCAATATTGGTGAAAAAGATATTGCCCATTTAAAGGCAATTGTTTACTCAATGACACCATCAGAACGTGAAGATCCCGATTCATTGAATCCATCACGTCGTCGTAGAATTGCTGCCGGTTCTGGTCAAAGCGTGCAAAACGTTAACCGAATGATTAAGCAATTCAAGCAATCACGAGACATGATGAACAAAATGAGCAAGGGTAACATGGCTGGAATGGATCAACTTATGGGCAATGGTGTCAAAGGTAAGTTGGGCAAGATGGCTATGCATTCTATGGTTCGTAAGAATAAGAAAAATAAGAAGAAACGTTTGAAGAAAATTAAGCGCTTCAAGTCATAG
- a CDS encoding ABC transporter ATP-binding protein, producing MDNIIKCVNISVYFNRGILRKQSKYVLKKINLNIQRGNIFGIIGPSGAGKTTLLNVLTNQISYEGNVYIDGNDTTDKGTDLFKELSLCSVNSGLYEELTVMDNLLLYANAFGKGKKEVSELLLTTNLQDCEQKIFSKLSTGMRQRVSLIRCFLNDASVLLLDEPTSNVDPYTGSIIRDIIVKIKEKGKTIILTTHNMLEAEQLCDQLVLLNEGVVLEQGSPSLIKKKYSQQPLFITCTMEDGSPIELEYPKEKIQLSNLIKNQIILNIHSNEPTLESIFVNLARGKMS from the coding sequence TTGGACAATATTATTAAATGTGTAAATATATCTGTTTATTTTAATAGGGGGATTTTAAGAAAGCAGTCAAAATATGTCTTAAAAAAGATAAATTTAAATATCCAAAGGGGAAATATATTCGGAATTATCGGTCCATCGGGTGCTGGAAAGACAACGTTGCTTAATGTTCTGACCAATCAGATATCTTACGAGGGAAATGTCTACATTGATGGAAATGACACCACTGATAAAGGGACTGATTTATTTAAAGAGCTAAGCTTATGCTCCGTTAATAGTGGGTTATACGAGGAATTAACTGTGATGGATAATCTCTTGTTGTACGCAAATGCATTTGGAAAAGGTAAAAAGGAAGTTTCTGAGTTATTACTAACAACAAACCTGCAAGACTGTGAGCAAAAAATATTTTCAAAATTATCTACAGGAATGAGACAGAGGGTTTCTTTGATTAGATGTTTTTTAAATGATGCATCTGTACTTTTATTAGATGAGCCAACAAGTAATGTAGACCCATACACAGGATCGATAATTAGAGATATTATTGTGAAAATAAAAGAAAAAGGAAAAACAATAATTCTAACGACACATAATATGCTTGAAGCAGAACAGTTATGTGATCAACTAGTTTTATTGAATGAAGGGGTTGTACTTGAGCAGGGCAGTCCTAGTCTAATAAAAAAGAAATATTCTCAACAGCCATTATTTATAACTTGCACAATGGAAGATGGTTCTCCTATTGAACTTGAATATCCGAAGGAAAAAATCCAATTATCTAATTTAATAAAAAATCAGATAATCTTAAACATTCATTCTAATGAGCCTACTTTAGAATCTATATTTGTTAACTTAGCGAGAGGGAAAATGTCATGA